From a region of the Actinomycetota bacterium genome:
- a CDS encoding multicopper oxidase domain-containing protein — protein MAASRRSAETEEDTKPTFTFEQLVLRFVVAVMVLVLFVMVVELGQVRGRVRGLETGGAPAPAAATQAPVGSPQSFKIVLKEMEVVPKAVEVPAGTPLTLQVVNQGQTPHNLALHGGPKTPDLKTGQTATLEVDTVTKSMTGECSIPGHKEAGMTFEVRVSGTTPAPAAAAADHADGAADGSASLDPNATPAAAWQSYDPRLAPAPGGREHRLTLTASEGVVEVAPGVKQQAWSFNGKVPGPALRGRVGDLFTITLVNDPKNKLGHSIDFHASKVAWNDEMRTINPGEQLIYQFKAKHAGIYMYHCGTAPTLHHIGNGMYGAIIIDPPGLAKVDHEYLLVQSELYFGPQDQPGSLAKMQTERFDAVVFNGYASQYKFRPIRVEPGQRVRVWVLDAGPSENSAFHIVGTVFDTAYKEGEYLLQPGFGRGGAQVLDLQPAQGGFVEFSFDEPGLYPIVTHKFANVAKGALGLFQAGDVKATGASH, from the coding sequence ATGGCAGCCTCGAGGAGGTCAGCGGAGACCGAAGAGGACACGAAGCCGACCTTCACCTTTGAGCAGCTGGTGCTGCGCTTTGTGGTCGCGGTCATGGTTCTGGTCCTGTTCGTCATGGTGGTCGAGCTCGGCCAGGTCCGAGGCCGCGTCCGCGGGCTCGAGACCGGTGGGGCCCCGGCCCCCGCGGCAGCCACGCAGGCCCCGGTGGGCTCGCCCCAGTCGTTCAAGATCGTGCTCAAGGAGATGGAGGTCGTCCCCAAGGCCGTCGAGGTTCCGGCCGGGACCCCCCTCACCCTGCAGGTGGTCAACCAGGGCCAGACTCCCCACAACCTGGCCCTGCACGGTGGGCCCAAGACCCCCGACCTCAAGACCGGCCAGACGGCCACCCTGGAGGTGGACACGGTCACCAAGTCGATGACCGGCGAGTGCTCGATCCCAGGCCACAAGGAGGCCGGGATGACCTTCGAGGTCCGCGTCAGCGGAACGACCCCGGCCCCGGCGGCCGCGGCGGCCGACCATGCCGACGGCGCTGCTGATGGCAGTGCCTCCCTCGACCCCAACGCCACCCCAGCGGCCGCCTGGCAGTCCTACGACCCCAGGCTGGCCCCCGCCCCCGGCGGCCGCGAGCACAGACTGACGCTGACCGCCAGCGAGGGGGTCGTGGAGGTCGCGCCCGGCGTCAAGCAGCAGGCCTGGAGCTTCAACGGCAAGGTCCCCGGCCCTGCCCTGCGCGGCCGCGTCGGCGACCTGTTCACCATCACCCTGGTCAACGACCCCAAGAACAAGCTCGGCCACTCGATCGACTTCCACGCCTCCAAGGTGGCCTGGAACGACGAGATGCGGACCATCAACCCGGGCGAGCAGCTCATCTATCAGTTCAAGGCCAAGCACGCCGGCATCTACATGTACCACTGCGGCACCGCCCCGACCCTGCACCACATCGGCAACGGCATGTACGGAGCGATCATCATCGACCCACCCGGCCTGGCCAAGGTCGACCACGAGTACCTGCTGGTCCAGTCCGAACTCTACTTCGGCCCCCAGGACCAGCCCGGGTCGCTGGCCAAGATGCAGACCGAGCGCTTCGACGCGGTGGTGTTCAACGGTTACGCCAGCCAGTACAAGTTCCGCCCCATCCGGGTCGAGCCGGGTCAGCGGGTGCGGGTCTGGGTGCTGGACGCCGGGCCGTCGGAGAACAGCGCCTTCCACATCGTCGGGACCGTGTTCGATACCGCCTACAAGGAAGGCGAGTATCTCCTGCAGCCAGGGTTTGGGCGGGGTGGCGCCCAGGTGCTGGACCTGCAGCCGGCCCAGGGCGGCTTTGTCGAGTTCAGCTTCGACGAGCCGGGGCTGTACCCGATTGTGACCCACAAGTTCGCGAATGTGGCCAAGGGCGCCCTGGGGCTGTTCCAGGCCGGCGACGTCAAGGCCACCGGGGCCAGCCACTAG